The Acidimicrobiales bacterium DNA segment CCTCCGCCGCCTCGGCATCCGCGGATCGGTCGACGACTTCGGCACCGGTCATTCGAGCCTGTCGAATCTCCAGAGTCTGCCGGTGTCGGAGATCAAGGTCGACAAGTCCTACATCATCGCCATGGGCGAGGGCGACGAATCCGCCGCGACCATCGTGAAGTCGATCGTGGCGCTCGGCCAGAACCTCGGTCTCGACGTCGTGGCCGAGGGCGTGGAGACCCCGTCGGCCATGACCCGGCTGTCGATGCTCGGCTGCGACTACGCCCAGGGCTTCCTGTTCGCCCGGCCGATGACCTTCGAGGAACTCCTCGCCTACCTCGACGTCTCGAAGAACGGCGTGGCGTTCTAGCGCGCTACTGCTCCGGAGAGGCCGCGGTCAGTCCGTCGGCCGGACCGAGTCGGCTCATGACCACCTCGGCCGTACGGGCCGCCGATGCCGCCAGTGTGTCGGCCAAGCCCTCGCGACCGGGGGTGCCGTCGGCCACCCGGATGACGTAGCCCTCGGCTCGATCGACCCAGGTCGGGGTATAGGCGACCCCGTCGACGGCGATCGAACCGTCGGCGCCCTCGAGCAGGGTGACATGGGCGATCATGCCGTCCTGCGAGGCGGCCACACAGCAGTTGGCCGACTGGTTCGACAAGAAGTTGCCGAGGCCGAAGACGACCCACTCGTCGCCGACCTTGTCGACCGGCTGCACGACGTGGGCGTGGTGGCCGATGACGAGATCGACCTCGTCACTCGGGAGGATCTCCGAGAGCCACTGGTCCTGGGCGGCCGACGGGGTGTGCTGGTACTCGTTGCCCCAGTGCAGGCTCACCATCACGAACTCGGCGCCGGCCTCCTTGGCCAGGGCGGCCTCGGCGATGATCTGCGCCGGATCGATCAGGTCGACGAGGTAGGGCGCGTCGTCGGGAAGCACGAAGCCGTTGAGCGAGTAGGTCGCCGAGATGTGGGCGATGGCGATGCCGTTCACGTCGTAGATCACGGGCTCGAGGTCGTGGGCGGCATCGGCAGCCATGCCGGCCTGGGGCAACCCGAGCTGCTCGAACACCTCGATCGTGGACAGGACCCCATCGCTGCGGCGGTCGAAGGCATGGTTCGATGCCGTACTGCACCCGTCGTAGCCGGCGTCGATCGCCGCTTCGACCAGCGCCCGCGGGGCGTTGAACACCGGATAGCCGCTCAGGTTGGTGTCGTCGCTCGAGACCGGCGACTCGACGTGGCAGATCGCGAGATCGGCGGCGGAGAGAATCGGCCGCACCTCGTCGAACATCGGGCGGAAGTCCCAGCCCGTGCTGCCATCGGCACTCGAGTAGTTGGCGGCGGCCGCGTTCACCACCGGCGAATGCGGCAGGAGATCGCCGGTGAAGGCGAGCGTTGCGGTGCGGGGCGGCGGCACGGTGGTGGTGGTGCTCGCGGTCGTGGTCGACGTCGACGAGGGCGCCTCCGCGGTGTCGGAGCCACCATCGACGTCGGCCGCCATGGTCGGCCCATCGTCATCGGCGGTGTCCAGGGTGTTCGCCCCGAGCACCGCCCCCGCCGCGAACACGCCGACGAACCCGAGCGCGACCAGCGCCCGACGACCTGCGCTCACCGGAACAGTTCCGGCGCGATCGGACAGTCGATGCGGTACGGGATCTCGGCGACGGGTTGGGGGCCGGACGGCCCGATGACCGAGTCGACGAGGGTGAGCGGCAAGGCTTCCACGGTGTCATCCCAGGGGTCCACGTCGGCGGACCGGTCGGCCACCCAATCGAACATGCGGGCGGGAACCACCCGACCGACGCCGGCGACGAGCCACACCGGGATCCCGCAATAGTGCCCCACAGCGGCGGCCGCCAGCGATCCGCTGCGGGCCAGCGCCGCCGCGTCGTGCATGACATCGGCTTCGAGCAACACGACGTCGACGGCGGCCGCGGCGGCGCCGAGTCCGGCCGCCGGCACGTCGATGACCTGGTGGTCACGGGCCTCGAGCGTGCGGACCAGCCCGTAGCCCTCGCCCACGGTGTCGGCGACAAGGACCTCGACATCCGGACGGGCCAGGACGGCCTCACCGCAGATCTCCGCGGCACCGATGACGAGGACCGAGGCATCGGCGGGCAGGGCGTGGGCCAGCTCCCGCATCGTGGTGTCGCGTTCGAGGGCTTCGACGGCGTCCCACGCCTCGGTACCGGGGTCGGCGCCCGTCACCATTCTCGCCGCGAGCCACAGGAGCGGCCCTGAGGTGGGCCGGCGTTCGATCAGCTGGCGACACGCCGTGAGCAGCTCCACGGGGTCGTGTGCGAACGAGGCGAGCGCCAGCGCAGCCTCACGGACCAGCGGCGCCGTCGGCGCATCGCCGGCACGAGCCACGTAGCGGAGACGCTCCATCGGGTGCACGCTGGGATCGTATCCTCCCCGATGTGACCCGTGGGCCGCACGCTGCGCTAGCTTTCACGTCCGTGGTGACCGCTGCTCTCGACCTCGATCTCCAGCCGCTCGAAGGTGAGCCTCGCCCCCTCGGCGACTGGCTGACGACCTTCCCGCTCGTTCCCGTGGTGCTCGACCCGTTCACCCACGAGAGCGCGTGGCTGCTCGACACCTCGAGGCGCATCCTCCAGCACTTCCGAGAGGCCGATTGCCGGAACTGCTGGATCGTCACGTGTTCCGTCGACGACGCCAAGCGCTTCCTCGGCCCCTACGCCGACGACGTCCTCGCATTCGCCGACCCCGACGGCGCCGTCGTGAAGAGCCTCGGAATCGAGCAGGCACCGGCGTTCGCCCTGCTCCGCCAGGACGGCCAGGTCACGGCGAAGGCCGAAGGCTGGGACCCCGTCGAGTGGCGTGTCGTGGCCGAAGCCGTCGCCGCGCTCACGAGTTGGAGCCGGCCGAACATTCCGGCGGCCGGCGACCCGGTCGCCTATTCGGGCACCCCGCTCGGCTGAGCGGCCCGCCACTCTCGCACGGTTCGCCTCACCAGCAGCGGCACCACCACGGCCACGAGAGCGCCATGAATGCCGGTGATCACCCACGCCATGGTGCTGTCGGAGACCAACGCCCGTTGCACCACGGTGACCACGGCGACGAACACGAACACCACGATGGCGATCACCAGGGAGCGGCCTCGCCACTCTGCCGGGTTGAACGCGTGGGCGATGCGATCGAGGGTCTCGTCGGCGCTCATCGCGTCCCCTTCCGGCTCATGACGAGAGGGTACTGAGCAGTAGCGTGGAGCCATGACCGAGTTCGCCTACTCCGATCTTCTCCCCGTCGGCCCCGACACGACGAAGTACCGCCTGCTCACCACCGAAGGGGTGTCCACCGTCGAGGTCGAGGGCACGACGTTGCTGAAGGTGGAGCCTGAAGTCCTCCAGACGCTCACCCGTGAAGCGATGCACGACATCGCCCACTATCTGCGCACCGAACACCTCGAACAGCTCGCGTCGATCATCGACGACCCCGAGGCCTCCCCCAACGACGTGTTCGTGGCCACCGAGCTGCTGCTCAACGCCAACATCGCCGCCGCCGGTGTGCTCCCGATGTGTCAGGACACCGGCACCGCCATCGTCACCGGCAAGAAGGGCGACCGGGTCCTGACCCTCGCCGACGACGCCGAGTGGATCTCGCGTGGCATCCACGACACCTACACCCAGACCAACCTCCGCTACTCCCAGCTGGCGCCGATCTCGATGTTCGAGGAGAAGAACACCGGCAACAATCTCCCTGCCCAGATCGAGCTCTACACGAAGCCGGGCGCCGGCTACGAGTTCCTGTTCATGGCCAAGGGCGGCGGTTCGGCCAACAAGTCGTTCCTGTTCCAGAAGACCAAGGCGCTGCTCAACGAGACCTCACTCGTCGACTTCCTCGACGAGTCGCTCCGGGCGATCGGCACCTCGGCATGTCCGCCGTATCACCTCGCTCTGGTCGTGGGCGGTACATCGGCGGAGTTCAACCTGAAGACGGCCAAGCTCGCGTCGGCTCACTATCTCGACGCGCTCCCCACCACGGGCGACGCCGCCACCGGACACGGCTACCGCGACCTCGAGTGGGAACAGAAGATCCTCGAACAGACGCGGGAGTTCGGCATCGGTGCCCAGTTCGGCGGCAAGTACTTCTGCCACGACGTGCGGGTCATCCGTCTCCCCCGCCACGGTGCGTCGAATCCCGTGGGCATCGCCGTGTCGTGTTCGGCCGACCGCCAGGCCCGAGCCAAGATCACCGCCGAGGGCGTGTTCCTCGAGCAGCTCGAGACCGATCCCGCCCGCTTCCTGCCCGAGGCCGCGGCGGACGACCTCTCGGCCGAGGTGATCGAGGTCGACCTCAACCAGCCGATGGACGCGATCCGCAATCAGTTGAGTCAGTACCCGGTGAAGACGCGCCTCTCCCTCACCGGCACCCTGGTCGTCGGCCGCGACATCGCCCACGCCAAGATCAAGGAGCGCCTCGACGCCGGCGAACCGATGCCGCAGTACCTGCGCGATCACGCCATCTACTACGCAGGTCCGGCCAAGACCCCCGAGGGCTACGCATCCGGCTCATTCGGTCCCACCACCGCCGGGCGCATGGACTCCTACGTCGAGCAGTTCCAGGCGGCCGGCGGATCGATGGTGATGCTGGCCAAGGGCAACCGCTCGCGCCAGGTCACCGAAGCGTGCGCCAACCACGGCGGCTTCTACCTCGGTTCGATCGGCGGCCCCGCCGCCCGCCTCGCCAAGGACTCGATCCGCAAGGTCGAGGTGCTCGAGTTCCCCGAGCTGGGAATGGAGGCCGTCTGGAAGATCGAGGTCGAGAACTTCCCCGCCTTCATCGTCGTCGACGACAAGGGCAACGACTTCTACGCCGAGGTCACCACCCCGGTGAAGCTGCGCCAGCCCATCAGCGGGTAGACCCGGGGGCGACGAGGGGCCACGGCCGTTCGCGTTCGACATGCAGTGCGAGGTCGAGCAGCAGGGCGTCCTCGTGGTGGCGTCCGATCACTTGGAGGCCGATCGGGAGCCCGCCGACCTCGCCGGCGGGGATCGACACTGCGGGGTTTCCCGACAGGTTGGCCGGCATCGTGAGCGCGCCCATGTCGAGCAGCTCGGGGGAGCCCTTCGTGCCGGCGGCGAGAAGACGTTGCGGTGTCTTCGGAGCGAACCCGGCCATGACCCGAGCGCCCTTGAGCACACCGGAAAATCCCTTCTGGGCCATCGTGTTGCCGCGGGCGTAGTCGATGAACGTCCGGGCATCGCTGCTCATGCCGTCGGCGGCCGGGAAGGCAGGCCCGGGGTTGCTCGAGGTGATCACGAAGTCGACCTCGTCGAACAGGCTGGCCATGGCGTCGTTCGCTCGGCGACGGAGCATCTCGCCCGCCGCGGCCACCCGCATGTTGAACAGGTTCTCCGAGAGCTGGACGGCCACCCGGATCTCGTCGGTGAGGTCGGTCGCGCACTTCGGCCACAAGTGTTCGATCTCGCCATAGAGGCTCGAGATGTTGCCCATCATCCACTCGCCGCCCATGCGGGGGATCTCGACCGGGAGGTCGACGCGCACGAGCCCGAGATCGGCCACGAGCTGGTCGGCCGCATCGTCGACGACCGCGCGCGCCGCATCGTCGATGGCCACACCGCCGAGCGTCGGGTCGATCACGACCCTGCGGCCCCGCAGGTCGTGGCGGCCGAGACCCCGCTCCCACCCGTCGACGGCGGGGAGGCTCGTGGGATCGTGGGCATCGTGACCGGCGGTGACGTCGTAGTAGCGGGCGGCGTCACGCACCGACCGGGCCAGACAACCCAGTACGACAGTGTGGGGATTGAGCGAGGTGTGGGGACCACGGGGAATGCGCCCGTAGGTGCCCTTCATGCCCAGCAGGCCGTTGTAGCCGGCCGGAATACGGATCGAGCCACCACCGTCGCCACCGCAGGCCAACGGAATCAGACCGCCGGCAACCGCCGCCGCACTTCCGCCCGACGACCCCCCAGCACTGCGCGTCGGATCCCAGGCGTTGCCGGTGACCCCGTTGATCTTGGTGACGCTGACGTTCAGTCCGCCGAATTCGCTGGCCGTGGTGGAGCCGACCGGCACGATCCCGGCCGCTTTCAGCCGGGTGACCATAGTGGTGTCGTGGGTGCCGATCCGATCCTTGAAGATCAGCGATGCCTCCGTGTAGGGCCACCCCTTCACCTGCTCGAGCTCCTTGATCCCGAACGGCACCCCACCGAACGGCAGGGACACATCGGCGGCCGCCGCCACCTCGCGTGCGCCGTCCGGGTCCAGGTGTGCGAACGCGTTCAGTCCGCTGCGCTCGATCGCGCCGAGACACGCCTCGAGTTCTTCCGCGGGCGAGCGTTCACCGGCACGGAACGCATCCACGAGCGAGCAGGCATCACCTGACCAGGGGGTGTCGACCATCCGCCGAACCTAGTCGGGGCTAGCCGGGCCTGGGTTTCCAGTTGCGGTGGTGGTAGCTGCAGCGGGCTTTGCCGTTGGTGTGCACCGTATGGCCACCGTGGTCCCAATCCTGGACATGGTCGATTTCGCAGTGTCGGGCGGGGATCTCGCAGCCGTCGTGATCACACACCCGGTCTCTGGCGCACACCGCTTCTCGCAGAGCGCCGGTGAACAGTCGTTGTTTGCGGCCGTAGTCGAGAATCACCCCCGGTGATTCGAACACCAACCGCCGGACATGACCGGCCAGGGCTTGTTCGATCATCTGCGCCGGGCTGATGACGGTGCCGTCGTCGAGCTCGCACAGCCGCTCGCTGTTGCCATCCGTGCCACCGACCGGTCCGGGGCCCTCGACACCGAGATACTTCGACAACGCCACGGTGAAGGTGTCGAGGTCGGTGTGGATGATCACCAACGGCAGCGGCCGTTTCCCACCCGCCGGCGCAGTGGAGGCCCGCACCGCCATCTCGACCAGCGCATCGGCACGCCGCTGCGCCGGGGTGCGCCACAGCCGGTCTACGGTGACGGCGTCGCCGTGTTCGGCCCTGGCTTGTTGCCAGTCAGCCTCGAACAGTTCTTGCTCGATCCGGCGCAGCGCCTCGCTGAACGCCGCTCCGCCGACCGGGTCGAGCCACGCATCCACGCGAACCATGTCCGACAGTGTCGTCGACACGTACGCCTCGCGCTTCTGCTCGCGCGGGTCCGGAGGCTCCGGGTCATCGCCGCGGCGGGCCTCGTCGACGACCTGCTCCCAATACGCGACCGCCCGCTCGAAATCACGAAACGACAACGACCCGGCCTTGCCCAACAGAAACGCCTCCGCGTCGGCGAACTCCGGCCGAGACGACGCCCGCACCAGACGCCGCGCATGATTCGCTGTGATGACCCCATCAGCCAACGCCAACGCGGTACCCGGCATCGACCGCAACGCCCGCGCCAAGGACACCACCGCGGAGGCCTCACCACCGTGCATCCGACAGCGATGCCGCAGTGCCACCTTCACCGAACGATGCTGCCCCGCGGCCCACGCCATCGACGCGTCGTACGCGCCGACCACCTCGGCCTCCAACGCCGCCAACTGCGCCTTCAACCGCTGCACCACCTCAGCCGACGCCTCGGCCTCAGACCCGGGCAGCCGCGCGTAGTCGACCTTCGCCGCCAACCCGATCGCCTCGCTCAGATCATCCAACTCCGAAACCGCCATACACGAAACATACCGAAAGGGTATGACACTCCAGATATCGCTAGCCCCGGTCGGCGAGGTCGTATTCGGCGATGTAGTACGGGTGATCGGGGTTCCACACCGTGAGCGGCACGGGATCGTCGACCCGGCCGACGGGACGCACGTCGGCGCCCTTCGTGGACGACACGCCGTCACCGAGATCGGCGCGGGCGCGGGCCAGGTGGGCCCGCAGCTCGGTGACGACGTCGGGATGGTCGGCCGCCACGTCGATCGTCTCACCGACGTCGGACTCGAGGTCGTAGAGCTCCTCGATGTCGGCGCTGTCCTCGGAGAAGAACGACGTCTTCGCGACGTGGAGCTTCCACTTCCCGGCCCGCACCGCTTCGAGGTTCTTGCCCTGGTAGTAGAAGAACGCCTCGTGCGGCGAAGCGGGGTCGCTCCCCTCCAACAGCGGCACGAGGCTGCGTCCGTCGATCGTGCGGTCGTCGGGCACCGCACCACCACACCAATCGGCGAACGTCGGCAGGAAGTCCATGGCCGTCGCCACCTCCGACGAGGTGGTCCCCGCGGGGACGTGGCCGGGCCAGCGCACGATGCACGGCACCCGCTGCCCGCCCTCCCAGGTGGTGCCCTTGTTGGCTCGCAGCGGGAGGTTGCTGCCCTCCCCGGGCCGCGCCAATGCACCGTTGTCGCTCGTGAAGATCACGACGGTGTCGTCGGTGAGCCCGAGCGCGTCGAGCTCGTGGAGGAGCACGTCGAGGGCCCAGTCGATGCAGCGGACGGCCGCGCCATAGGTCCCGTTGCGAGATTCGTCGCGGAAACGGTCCTGCACGTAGATCGGCAGGTGGACGTACATGTGGGCGAAGTAGAGGAAGAACGGATCGTCTGCGTTCGCCCGCATGAACCGGATCGACTCCTGGAGATAGCGCTCGGTGAGGGCGGCTTGGTCGGGCTGCTCCTCCTGCACCGTGTCGTCGAGCATCAGCGGCAGCGGCGGATAGTCGCCGTCCTGGAGCTCGATGCCGAGGAAGTCCACCATGCCCTGACGCATCTCCGGGGTCATGTCGTTGCGCTGACGGCCCATGTCGTTGCTGTAGGGCAGACCGAACCACGAGTCGAACCCGTGGTTGGTGGGCAGGAACTCCTGCTGATCGCCGCAGTGCCACTTCCCCACCATCTGGGTGGCGTAGCCCGCGTCCTTCAACATCCGGGCGATGGTGACCTCCGAGGGGCTGAGGCCGTAGGGCATGCCCGGGAAGAGCACGTGCACCCCGTTGAAGTCGTCGAAGCCGAACCGTGACGGGTAGCAGCCCGTCATCAGGGCACCGCGGGACGGCGTGCACACCGGCGAAGCCACGTAGAAGTCGGTCAGCCGCATCCCGTCGGCCGCGAGCTGATCGAGCACCGGCGTGTCGTGCACCTCGGACCCGTAGCAACCGAGGTCGCCGTAGCCGAGATCGTCACAGTTGATCAGGATGACATTCGGCCGGGTCGAGGCGCGGGTCGTGCGGGAGTCGGTCATACCGGGCCGAACGTAGCCCGCCGCTCAGCGCGGGTCGATCAACAGGCTCTTGAGCGATCGGCCGATCCCGCCGGTGAGATCGAACAGCTGGGCGTCGGTCTGGCCGAAGCCGTCGGGTGACACCCGAACGAGAGCGGTGTGGCCGATCCACTCCCCCACCGGCAGCCGATGGAAATGCATCGAGAGATCGGGGTTGACCGAGAGGTAATTCTCGAAGTCCATCACGCTGCCTGCGCTCGGGATCATGTCGGCCACGGCGGCGGCGAACATCAACGGCGACGTCGTCTCACCGGCCACGAACGGCACGTTCAACCGCAGCCAGCTCACGCTGCGGCCGGGCTCCGGCTCGGTTCGTCGCATCGTGAAGTTCTGCACGAAGTCGAGTCCGTCGAACATGAAGTGCGGGTCGCCGATCTCGTCGGGTCCGGGCGGAGGTGTGTCCTCGGGCCACGGGGCAACTCGGTTGTCGGCACCCACCACGCCACCGTCGAGACGGATGCGCATGGCCGATGCCCGACCCACGATGTCGCCGTCGACCACGTAGCGGCACTCGAGTGCCTGCACCCGTTTGCCGTCGCGCACGACCTCGACGTCGACCTTGGTCGGCCCCATCGGCACCTTCCGGCTCATGTCGACGGTCAGCCGGGTGAGCATCATCGGCTGGGCCGAGGGTGTGGCCTCGATCGCCCGGGCGATCAGTCCGGTGATGGCGCCACCGTGTTGTACGCCCGGGAACCACGGTCCGCAGGCGGTCGGCTGGGGAATCAGGAGTTCGCCATCGGGCACGAAGATCGCATCGGTCACGGCGGCGAGGCTACGGATTCGGCGACCCGGTACCCACTTCGAGCCGATGGTCGGGAGTGAACAACCGGCGGGTGAGGCCGAGCGCCATCACCGACGCGGTGGTGGCGACCGACCCGAGCACGAGGTACATCACGGCCACCTGCACCCGCACGGCATCGACCGGTTCGACCCCGGCCAGGATCAGGCCGGTCATCGCTCCGGGCAGCGCGATGAGGCCGACCGTCTTCGTCGTCTCGATCTGGGGGACGAGCCCGGTGCGCAGCGCATCACGCAGGTGGGGGGCGAAGGCATCACTCGACGACAGACCGAGGGCGAGACGCGCCTCGATCAGGTCGCGGTGGTCTCGTGCTTCGGCGACGATTCGTCGAGCGACCACCACGGTGGCCGTCATCGAGTTGCCCACCATCATCCCGGCGATGGGCACGATCGCCCGACCGGTCGGCTCGAACACGCGCAGACCGAACAGCACGCCCAGCGTGACGACGGCCGCAGCGGTGAACGAGACGAGGGCGAGCGGGATCACGTTCGGCACCTCGGGAGCCCGTCGATGCACGGTCCACGCGGCGACGAGCACCATGAGCACCACCCAGATCCAGGTGAAGACGAGCGGGTCGTCGTCGTCGACGACGATCCTCAGCGCGAAACCGACGAGCAGGAGCTGCACGAGGGCCCGCACCGATGCCACGACGATGTCGCGTTCGAGACCGAGCCTTCGCACGAGCGACAAGGCGACGGCCAGCGCGATCAGCCCTCCCGAGATCGCCAGGCCACCCAGGCCGATGTCGGCAAGATCGTCGTTCACACCGTGCCTCCGACCGCTCGCCGCACGTGGGGATCGTCGGAGGTCGCCAGTTCTTCAGCGGTACCCGTCGCCAGGATGCGACCGTCGCTCAGCACCACCACCCGGTCGGCGAGTCGCTGGACCTGCGCCGGGTCGTGCGACACCCAGATCCAGCCGATGGGCATCGGGCTCTGCGGATGGGCGAACCGCAGGGCGAGGTCCTCGATGATCTCGGTCGCCGCCGGGTCGAGCGACGAGGTGGGCTCGTCGGCGAGGATGACCTCGGGCCCGGTCGCGATCGTTCGGGCCAGACACACGCGCTGACGCTCGCCGCCCGACAGCTCGGCGGCGTTGCGGTCGAGAAGGTCGGGGTCGAGGTGCACGAGACGGCACAGGTCGCCGGCCGACTCGTCGTCGATGTCGGTCGCCCCGATGCGCAGGTTCTCGATGACGGTGCCGGGCGCGACGGTGGGCCGCTGGAACACCATCCCGACCCGGCGCCGGTGCTCCAGGGTGTTGAGCTCGTCGAGGTCACGACCGCGCCACGAGATCGTTCCGCCGTCGGGCCGGTCGAGACGGTTCAGCAGGCGCAGCAACGTGCTCTTGCCCGAGCCCGACGGCCCGGCAAGCACGGTGATGCCGGTCTCGGCGAGCTCGAGGTCGACATGATCGAGACGAGGACGCGCGGTCCCGTCGACGAGCACCTCGCGCAGCACGAACCCGGTCTCCGGCATCGCCAGACTCTGCCCCATTGCTCGGGGCAGGTGCGTGATTCGAAGTGACGGACGATCTTTCCCGAATCTGGCTGGGGAAACTCTCAACGGGCCCGCCACTCTTCGTTGGTGATCCGTTGGTGGGCAACACATACCGTGGTCGGCGCTATCGATCATGTGTTGGAGAACCTCAATGCGTCGTGTATTCGCCACGTTCCTCACCCTCGTCGTCTGTGTGTCCGGCCTGGCCGTCGTGGGCCCGCCCGAGCGCGCCGGAGCGACCGAACCGAGCCCGCAGCCTCGTCCCGAGTGTGGGGAGGACACCTACGAATGCCCGCCGGACAGTCCCGACAACCAGGTCACCGCGTCCGGCAACGTGGGTGAGGGCCAGACCGTCGAGGTCGTCATGGACCCGTCCGTGCCGGCCTGCAACCGCAATGTCGGTCCGGTTCCCGGTGGTTGGGAGAACGCGCCCTGCTACTCGTCGCTCAACTTCGGCGGCTCCCCGTCGCTGTGTCTCGCGATCGACGAGTTCGACGACAACCGCATCCGTACGGGCTCCTGCAGCGCACTGCTCTACGAAGACGGCACGTCCGCGCGGTTCGAGCTGGCCAGCGAGGACGCCCGAAACAACGACTTCGAGACTCCCCGCGCCAGCTGCGGCTGGAACTCGAGCTTCGGTGTCTATATCGAGGGCGGTCCCTCGAACCGCGACTACGGCCCCTGGGCCGCGAAGGCCGCGACCATGCTCGACTGCCGCTACACCCTCGTCTCCGAACGTCCCAACGGCCTCTACGGCCCGACCTGGGCCTACTTCGTCGGCTCGGTGTCCGTGCGCGACAACGGGAGTGGCAGCACCTACTCGGGCTACAGCGCGACCTCCGGCGCCTGGGTCTCCGTCGACGGTGATCTCCGAGACGGCGGCGTCGAGGCCGACATCGACGCCCAGGAGTTGAGTGCCCTCGGCGGATTCTTCCAGTACCTCCTCGACGGGTCGGGCTCCACTGCACCGGCGAGCGACCCGATCGAGACGTACGAGTTCG contains these protein-coding regions:
- a CDS encoding CapA family protein: MSAGRRALVALGFVGVFAAGAVLGANTLDTADDDGPTMAADVDGGSDTAEAPSSTSTTTASTTTTVPPPRTATLAFTGDLLPHSPVVNAAAANYSSADGSTGWDFRPMFDEVRPILSAADLAICHVESPVSSDDTNLSGYPVFNAPRALVEAAIDAGYDGCSTASNHAFDRRSDGVLSTIEVFEQLGLPQAGMAADAAHDLEPVIYDVNGIAIAHISATYSLNGFVLPDDAPYLVDLIDPAQIIAEAALAKEAGAEFVMVSLHWGNEYQHTPSAAQDQWLSEILPSDEVDLVIGHHAHVVQPVDKVGDEWVVFGLGNFLSNQSANCCVAASQDGMIAHVTLLEGADGSIAVDGVAYTPTWVDRAEGYVIRVADGTPGREGLADTLAASAARTAEVVMSRLGPADGLTAASPEQ
- a CDS encoding fumarate hydratase, whose product is MTEFAYSDLLPVGPDTTKYRLLTTEGVSTVEVEGTTLLKVEPEVLQTLTREAMHDIAHYLRTEHLEQLASIIDDPEASPNDVFVATELLLNANIAAAGVLPMCQDTGTAIVTGKKGDRVLTLADDAEWISRGIHDTYTQTNLRYSQLAPISMFEEKNTGNNLPAQIELYTKPGAGYEFLFMAKGGGSANKSFLFQKTKALLNETSLVDFLDESLRAIGTSACPPYHLALVVGGTSAEFNLKTAKLASAHYLDALPTTGDAATGHGYRDLEWEQKILEQTREFGIGAQFGGKYFCHDVRVIRLPRHGASNPVGIAVSCSADRQARAKITAEGVFLEQLETDPARFLPEAAADDLSAEVIEVDLNQPMDAIRNQLSQYPVKTRLSLTGTLVVGRDIAHAKIKERLDAGEPMPQYLRDHAIYYAGPAKTPEGYASGSFGPTTAGRMDSYVEQFQAAGGSMVMLAKGNRSRQVTEACANHGGFYLGSIGGPAARLAKDSIRKVEVLEFPELGMEAVWKIEVENFPAFIVVDDKGNDFYAEVTTPVKLRQPISG
- a CDS encoding amidase, with amino-acid sequence MVDTPWSGDACSLVDAFRAGERSPAEELEACLGAIERSGLNAFAHLDPDGAREVAAAADVSLPFGGVPFGIKELEQVKGWPYTEASLIFKDRIGTHDTTMVTRLKAAGIVPVGSTTASEFGGLNVSVTKINGVTGNAWDPTRSAGGSSGGSAAAVAGGLIPLACGGDGGGSIRIPAGYNGLLGMKGTYGRIPRGPHTSLNPHTVVLGCLARSVRDAARYYDVTAGHDAHDPTSLPAVDGWERGLGRHDLRGRRVVIDPTLGGVAIDDAARAVVDDAADQLVADLGLVRVDLPVEIPRMGGEWMMGNISSLYGEIEHLWPKCATDLTDEIRVAVQLSENLFNMRVAAAGEMLRRRANDAMASLFDEVDFVITSSNPGPAFPAADGMSSDARTFIDYARGNTMAQKGFSGVLKGARVMAGFAPKTPQRLLAAGTKGSPELLDMGALTMPANLSGNPAVSIPAGEVGGLPIGLQVIGRHHEDALLLDLALHVERERPWPLVAPGSTR
- a CDS encoding DUF222 domain-containing protein — its product is MAVSELDDLSEAIGLAAKVDYARLPGSEAEASAEVVQRLKAQLAALEAEVVGAYDASMAWAAGQHRSVKVALRHRCRMHGGEASAVVSLARALRSMPGTALALADGVITANHARRLVRASSRPEFADAEAFLLGKAGSLSFRDFERAVAYWEQVVDEARRGDDPEPPDPREQKREAYVSTTLSDMVRVDAWLDPVGGAAFSEALRRIEQELFEADWQQARAEHGDAVTVDRLWRTPAQRRADALVEMAVRASTAPAGGKRPLPLVIIHTDLDTFTVALSKYLGVEGPGPVGGTDGNSERLCELDDGTVISPAQMIEQALAGHVRRLVFESPGVILDYGRKQRLFTGALREAVCARDRVCDHDGCEIPARHCEIDHVQDWDHGGHTVHTNGKARCSYHHRNWKPRPG
- a CDS encoding sulfatase, with product MTDSRTTRASTRPNVILINCDDLGYGDLGCYGSEVHDTPVLDQLAADGMRLTDFYVASPVCTPSRGALMTGCYPSRFGFDDFNGVHVLFPGMPYGLSPSEVTIARMLKDAGYATQMVGKWHCGDQQEFLPTNHGFDSWFGLPYSNDMGRQRNDMTPEMRQGMVDFLGIELQDGDYPPLPLMLDDTVQEEQPDQAALTERYLQESIRFMRANADDPFFLYFAHMYVHLPIYVQDRFRDESRNGTYGAAVRCIDWALDVLLHELDALGLTDDTVVIFTSDNGALARPGEGSNLPLRANKGTTWEGGQRVPCIVRWPGHVPAGTTSSEVATAMDFLPTFADWCGGAVPDDRTIDGRSLVPLLEGSDPASPHEAFFYYQGKNLEAVRAGKWKLHVAKTSFFSEDSADIEELYDLESDVGETIDVAADHPDVVTELRAHLARARADLGDGVSSTKGADVRPVGRVDDPVPLTVWNPDHPYYIAEYDLADRG
- a CDS encoding thioesterase family protein; amino-acid sequence: MTDAIFVPDGELLIPQPTACGPWFPGVQHGGAITGLIARAIEATPSAQPMMLTRLTVDMSRKVPMGPTKVDVEVVRDGKRVQALECRYVVDGDIVGRASAMRIRLDGGVVGADNRVAPWPEDTPPPGPDEIGDPHFMFDGLDFVQNFTMRRTEPEPGRSVSWLRLNVPFVAGETTSPLMFAAAVADMIPSAGSVMDFENYLSVNPDLSMHFHRLPVGEWIGHTALVRVSPDGFGQTDAQLFDLTGGIGRSLKSLLIDPR
- the fetB gene encoding iron export ABC transporter permease subunit FetB yields the protein MNDDLADIGLGGLAISGGLIALAVALSLVRRLGLERDIVVASVRALVQLLLVGFALRIVVDDDDPLVFTWIWVVLMVLVAAWTVHRRAPEVPNVIPLALVSFTAAAVVTLGVLFGLRVFEPTGRAIVPIAGMMVGNSMTATVVVARRIVAEARDHRDLIEARLALGLSSSDAFAPHLRDALRTGLVPQIETTKTVGLIALPGAMTGLILAGVEPVDAVRVQVAVMYLVLGSVATTASVMALGLTRRLFTPDHRLEVGTGSPNP
- a CDS encoding ATP-binding cassette domain-containing protein; this encodes MPETGFVLREVLVDGTARPRLDHVDLELAETGITVLAGPSGSGKSTLLRLLNRLDRPDGGTISWRGRDLDELNTLEHRRRVGMVFQRPTVAPGTVIENLRIGATDIDDESAGDLCRLVHLDPDLLDRNAAELSGGERQRVCLARTIATGPEVILADEPTSSLDPAATEIIEDLALRFAHPQSPMPIGWIWVSHDPAQVQRLADRVVVLSDGRILATGTAEELATSDDPHVRRAVGGTV